A single region of the Gorilla gorilla gorilla isolate KB3781 chromosome 1, NHGRI_mGorGor1-v2.1_pri, whole genome shotgun sequence genome encodes:
- the PHGDH gene encoding D-3-phosphoglycerate dehydrogenase isoform X1 produces the protein MAFANLQKVLISDSLDPCCRKILQDGGLQVVEKQNLSKEELIAELQDCEGLIVRSATKVTADVINAAEKLQVVGRAGTGVDNVDLEAATRKGILVMNTPNGNSLSAAELTCGMIMCLARQIPQATASMKDGKWERKKFMGTELNGKTLGILGLGRIGREVATRMQSFGMKTIGYDPIISPEISASFGVQQLPVEEIWPLCDFITVHTPLLPSTTGLLNDNTFAQCKKGVRVVNCARGGIVDEGALLRALQSGQCAGAALDVFTEEPPRDRALVDHENVITCPHLGASTKEAQSRCGEEIAVQFVDMVKGKSLTGVVNAQALTSAFSPHTKPWIGLAEALGTLMRAWAGSPKGTIQVITQGTSLKNAGNCLSPAVIVGLLKEASKQADVNLVNAKLLVKEAGLNVTTSHSPAAPGEQGFGECLLAVALAGAPYQAVGLVQGTTPVLQGLNGAVFRPEVPLRRDLPLLLFRTQTSDPAMLPTMIGLLAEAGVRLLSYQTSLVSDGETWHVMGISSLLPSLEAWKQHVTEAFQFHF, from the exons GACTGTGAAGGCCTTATTGTTCGCTCTGCCACCAAGGTGACTGCTGATGTCATCAATGCAGCTGAGAAACtccaggtggtgggcagggctggCACAGGTGTGGACAATGTGGATCTGGAGGCCGCAACAAGGAAGGGCATCTTGGTTATGAA CACCCCCAATGGGAACAGCCTCAGTGCCGCAGAACTCACCTGTGGGATGATCATGTGCCTGGCCAG GCAGATTCCCCAGGCGACGGCTTCGATGAAGGATGGCAAATGGGAGCGGAAGAAG TTCATGGGAACAGAGCTGAATGGAAAGACCCTGGGAATTCTTGGCCTGGGCAGGATTGGGAGAGAGGTAGCTACCCGGATGCAGTCCTTTGGGATGAAG ACTATAGGGTATGACCCCATCATTTCCCCAGAGATCTCGGCCTCCTTTGGTGTTCAGCAGCTGCCCGTGGAGGAGATCTGGCCTCTCTGTGATTTCATCACTGTGCACACTCCTCTCCTGCCCTCCACGACAG GCTTGCTGAATGACAACACCTTTGCCCAGTGCAAGAAGGGGGTGCGTGTGGTGAACTGTGCCCGTGGAGGGATTGTGGACGAAGGCGCCCTGCTCCGGGCCCTGCAGTCTGGCCAGTGTGCCGGGGCTGCACTGGACGTGTTTACGGAA GAGCCGCCACGGGACCGGGCCTTGGTGGACCATGAGAATGTCATCACCTGTCCCCACCTGGGTGCCAGCACCAAGGAGGCTCAGAGCCGCTGTGGGGAGGAAATTGCTGTTCAGTTCGTGGACATGGTGAAGGGGAAATCTCTCACGGGGGTT GTGAATGCCCAGGCCCTTACCAGTGCCTTCTCTCCACACACCAAGCCTTGGATTGGTCTGGCAGAAGCTCTGGGGACACTGATGCGAGCCTGGGCTGGGTCCCCCAAAGGGACCATCCAGGTGATAACACAGG GAACATCCCTGAAGAATGCTGGGAACTGCCTAAGCCCCGCAGTCATTGTCGGCCTCCTGAAAGAGGCTTCCAAGCAGGCGGATGTGAACTTGGTGAACGCTAAGCTGCTGGTGAAAGAGGCTGGCCTCAAT GTCACCACCTCCCACAGCCCTGCTGCACCAGGGGAGCAAGGCTTCGGGGAATGCCTCCTGGCCGTGGCCCTGGCAGGCGCCCCTTACCAGGCTGTGGGCTTGGTCCAAGGCACTACACCTGTACTGCAGGGGCTCAATGGAGCTGTCTTCAGGCCAGAAGTGCCTCTCCGCAGGGACCTGCCCCTGCTCCTATTCCGGACTCAGACCTCTGACCCTGCAATGCTGCCTACCATGATTG GCCTCCTGGCAGAGGCAGGCGTGCGGCTGCTGTCCTACCAGACTTCACTGGTGTCAGATGGGGAGACCTGGCACGTCATGGGCATCTCCTCCTTGCTGCCCAGCCTGGAAGCGTGGAAGCAGCATGTGACTGAAGCCTTCCAGTTCCACTTCTAA